In Vespula vulgaris chromosome 7, iyVesVulg1.1, whole genome shotgun sequence, a single window of DNA contains:
- the LOC127065277 gene encoding probable multidrug resistance-associated protein lethal(2)03659 isoform X5 has translation MINLMSNDASRLDYITQSIHYMWIGPIQTLIIACILYWQLGAAPVAGLVLFLFFIPLQGYIGKRAAKLMLLSAQRTDERLRLMNELIAGVQIIKMYAWEIPFSQIVEKTRKKEMNTIKKYSIVQQIGMTFESYVPRICLFISILTYVVTGNYITAEKVFMITSFFNVIRNSMTIGFPLSIHLLVEGLASMRRIERFMMHTEIEKSKEKTQEIGSHEVVLKNVTAKWSDESKEDTLNSVNLSIEPASLVAIVGKIGSGKSSLLQVILQELPLKKGSLKISGKIAYVSQQPWIFASSIRQNILFGRSMDKSRYEQTIQVCQLNEDIASFLHGDRTVVGEKGISLSGGQRARINLARAVYADADVYLLDDPLSAVDARVGRRIVEDCICGYLKNKTRILVTHQLQFLRCADQVIVMHNGSVQTKGDFNTLEASGMDFNKFVIEERETKLEKNEEFIYEGKIDDFEGTANKHMNETSVPVVAEMRTIGHISAKVYVSYFKASRSVLLLLLMVTLFVSYQMAASGGDYFVAYWVNIEETSWIISENDTLLFKWKGPLNRMEVIYIYSGLTALTAASAFLQMFSFYEVCMRSSRNLHASMFRSIVRTSMYFFNNNPLGRILNRFSKDTGALDTRMPICMFDIIIIGLGLTAVITIVGSVNPWLLIPVVFITIIIYFLRNFYMATSRSVKRLEGIIIYHLVFAKARSPVFDHVSATLQGLVTIRALNAEEILISEFDNHQDLHSSAWFIFISASRAFGIYIELVSLVYNAIIIAFFLFLKDTVVSDVGLVITQITTLIDILQWGVRQSVEVENLMTSTERILEYSHLEEEPMLDNNPKCKPSKDWPKCGLVEFKNVKLKYGPIEPYVLKDITFTISPREKIGIVGRTGSGKSSLINALFRLFNVEGEICIDGIPTSSISLHDFRSKISIIPQEPILFSGSLRRNLDPFEEYSDHALWQALQEVELRDIIEEMAAGLNSRVFEGGMNFSVGQRQLLCLARAIIRNNRIIVLDEATANVDLRTDLLIQQTVRNKFKDCSVLTIAHRLNTIMDSDKILVMDAGHLVEFDHPYVLLQNNSYFYHMVQQTGSTMATTLMEIAKKVRMVFISFEKCSYTLSNFCIFSRIIL, from the exons ATGATTAATCTCATGAGTAACGATGCTAGCAGATTAGATTATATAACACAAAGTATTCATTATATGTGGATTGGTCCAATCCAAACATTAATCATTGCTTGTATTCTTTATTGGCAATTAGGAGCAGCACCAGTTGCAGGTTTAGtcctgtttttgttttttattcccCTTCAAG GGTATATTGGAAAAAGAGCAGCAAAGCTGATGCTATTGTCAGCCCAAAGAACAGACGAAAGATTGCGACTAATGAACGAACTAATTGCTGGTGTacagattataaaaatgtatgccTGGGAAATACCTTTTTCACAAATCGTCGAAAAAACCAGGAA aaaagaaatgaacacAATAAAGAAATACTCAATTGTGCAGCAGATTGGAATGACATTCGAGTCTTATGTACCACGAATCTGTCTATTTATCTCGATTTTGACATACGTTGTTACTGGTAATTACATTACCGCAGAGAAAGTCTTCATGATAACATCATTCTTCAATGTTATTAGAAACTCCATGACTATTGGATTTCCATTGA GTATTCATCTACTGGTCGAAGGTTTGGCATCGATGCGTCGTATCGAAAGATTCATGATGCATACAGAAATTGAGAAAAGCAAGGAAAAAACTCAGGAGATTGGATCACACGAAGTAGTATTGAAAAACGTAACAGCAAAGTGGAGCGATGAGAGCAAAGAAGATACTCTGAACAGTGTAAATTTATCAATTGAACCTGCTAGCCTAGTAGCAATCGTGGGGAAGATAGGTTCTGGTAAAAGCAGTTTATTACAAGTAATACTTCAAGAATTACCATTGAAGAAAGGCTCTTTAAAAATTAGTGGAAAGATAGCTTATGTTAGTCAACAGCCATGGATTTTTGCTTCGTCGATTAGACAAAACATACTCTTTGGACGTAGTATGGATAAATCTCGTTACGAGCAAACTATTCAGGTCTGCCAATTAAATGAAGATATTGCTTCGTTTCTTCACGGTGATAGAACAGTCGTTGGTGAAAAAGGAATAAGTTTGAGCGGTGGTCAACGTGCTCGTATCAATCTTGCTAGAGCAGTCTATGCTGATGCGGACGTTTATTTATTGGACGATCCACTTTCGGCAGTAGACGCTCGAGTAGGCAGACGTATTGTCGAGGATTGCATATGCGgatatctaaaaaataaaactagaaTTTTAGTGACTCATCAGTTGCAATTCTTAAGGTGTGCCGATCAAGTGATCGTGATGCATAACGGGTCGGTTCAGACTAAAGGTGATTTTAATACTCTCGAAGCTTCTGGCATGGACTTTAACAAGTTTGTCATTGAGGAAAGGGAAACGAAACtggaaaagaatgaagaatttatatatgaagGGAAAATCGATGATTTTGAAGGCACGGCGAATAAACATATGAACGAAACATCGGTACCTGTTGTGGCAGAAATGAGAACGATTGGTCATATTTCTGCTAAGGTTTACGTCTCCTATTTTAAAGCAAGTAGAAGTGTTTTGTTGTTGCTATTGATGGTTACACTCTTTGTTTCCTATCAAATGGCAGCCAGTGGTGGCGATTATTTTGTCGCTTATTGGGTCAACATCGAAGAAACTTCCTGGATCATTTCAGAAAATGATACGCTTCTGTTCAAATGGAAAGGACCGCTTAATCGCATGGAagtaatttacatttatagtGGGCTTACTGCGTTAACAGCTGCATCAGCCTTTCtacaaatgttttctttttatgaagtCTGTATGCGGTCTTCCAGAAACTTACATGCTAGCATGTTTCGTAGCATTGTACGCACAAGCatgtattttttcaataacaatCCGCTTGGTCGTATCTTGAACAg ATTCTCCAAGGATACTGGTGCCCTTGACACAAGAATGCCTATTTGTATGttcgatattataattattggtCTTGGATTAACAGCAGTAATAACGATAGTAGGAAGCGTAAATCCTTGGCTGCTGATACCTGTCGTGTTTATTaccataattatatattttttacgaaatttttatatggcAACCAGTCGTAGCGTTAAACGATTGGAAGGAATAA TTATTTATCATCTTGTTTTTGCGAAAGCTCGATCACCAGTATTTGATCACGTAAGCGCAACGCTTCAAGGTCTAGTGACAATCAGAGCATTAAATGCTGAGGAAATTCTTATCAGCGAGTTCGACAATCATCAAGATCTTCATTCTTCTGCTTGGTTCATCTTCATCTCGGCTTCACGAGCTTTCGgcatttatatcgaattagtCTCTTTGGTTTACAACGCGATTATAATcgcatttttcctttttctgaaGGATACCGTAGTCAGTGATGTTGGATTGGTGATTACACAAATTACTACACTCATCGACATTTTACAATGGGGTGTGAGACAATCGGTTGAGGTGGAAAATTTAATGACTTCGACTGAGAGAATTCTCGAGTATAGTCATTTAGAGGAAGAACCTATGTTGGATAATAATCCAAAATGTAAACCATCGAAGGATTGGCCTAAGTGTGGCCTCGTGGAATTTAAAAATGTGAAATTAAAGTACGGACCGATAGAACCATATGTTTTGAAGGATATAACGTTCACGATAAGTCCAAGAGAGAAGATTGGTATTGTTGGTCGTACTGGTTCCGGGAAATCCTCTTTAATCAATGCcctttttcgattatttaatgTAGAAGGGGAAATCTGTATTGACGGTATTCCTACCAGTTCAATAAGTTTGCATGATTTTCGTTCAAAGATCAGTATTATTCCTCAAGAACCAATTCTCTTTAGTGGTAGTCTTCGACGTAACTTGGATCCGTTCGAAGAGTATTCTGATCATGCACTCTGGCAAGCATTACAGGAGGTCGAGTTAAGAGATATAATCGAAGAAATGGCTGCTGGATTGAATTCTAGAGTATTCGAGGGAGGAATGAATTTCAGTGTCGGACAACGTCAATTATTGTGTTTGGCTCGTGCTATCATTAGGAATAACAGAATTATTGTTCTGGATGAAGCAACGGCAAATGTTGATCTTCGTACGGATTTGCTAATTCAGCAGActgttagaaataaatttaaagattGCTCAGTTCTTACGATAGCACATAGATTAAATACGATTATGGATAGTGATAAGATACTCGTGATGGATGCTGGCCATTTGGTG gAATTTGACCATCCTTACGTTTTGTTACAAAATAATAGTTACTTTTATCATATGGTACAACAAACTGGTTCTACAATGGCAACAACACTCATGGAGATCgcaaaaaaagtaagaatggtctttatttcatttgaaaaatgttcCTATACCTTAtctaatttttgtattttttctagaATTATTCTGTGA